One Zavarzinia compransoris genomic region harbors:
- a CDS encoding ATP-binding protein codes for MRLNRLDLIRYGKFTDASLAFHRPAPGSPDLHLIYGPNEAGKSTALSAWLDLLFGIPQRTRHDFLHDGPTMRIGASIEIDGHSLELARVKKQSGSLQDAHGGLLPEAVLQSGLGGIGRDAYEAMFSLDDDTLERGGDSILASKGDLGEMLFAASAGLTGLSGKLDALREQASSFHRPGGRKGPITDAKARLAELDARRKVVDTQAAAYGRLLSDLQEAEDAWRQASATHDDYSRELARVGRLLAILPLRTRLQRLQEELAPLATVADAPASWDAELNRLLEGQTVARTREEGLTTTIARFTEALDALAPDPAILAAEERIAAADLLRSAYDEAVRDLPNRELQATEEEHKIRALLETLCRPGSDPRGLLLDAATIEKFRDLIARRSGIEAQLNATQTEARKATLVVKQCEARLAGTVPIGDTAVLASLLFRIKQRDPGDALRRAERDMQAAEGTLTEKMAALVPWAGTPEELERMPVPAGWQIEGWVSRAETARSDRVDARRQEQALREAVEHQAVMLAETPRSTAISLDDAATARAAREKLWAVHRRDLGAETADAFEVALRRDDQVLALIAEAQAEAKVDAVARANLAAQRQELATAEATLARAEATAAAIDHEIRAATDVLGLPGHTLPELRGWLEARLGAMAALSAWRQATRGRDVALRDIDEDSTTLRQALAAPETPLHELSFDRLVAEAQARIDQSTLVANLREALREAREAADERNEALAEAHKIDTGWQAAWTECYAPTWLASTGADAAAMTGILACIDKLAITVANFDSLTHRVTAMRENRDAFLGALSAIATELGSGGDAPSWRDISGRLRQAEKIRDERAKADTELEAARRDLAVVADEIENLDRRLAAMAGHFGLDDTAVLAKALADSRKAASLRHEIAACEKDIAEASSDGETTEAIEAAEAGGREELEIRKVKLGLEVGQLQQDLQQRYATVSALRSQIEAVGGDDKVATIEAERSNLLLSLEEDARQHLALRLGILLVDKGLHRYRDQHRSGMLERASQAFSTLSRGAYARLAAQPDGTREVLVAVTESHGAKMAQELSKGTRFQLYLALRIAGYHELARSRPPVPFIADDIMETFDDDRSAEAFTLLGEMARTGQVIYLTHHRHLCDIARKICPEAQIHVLDA; via the coding sequence ATGCGCCTCAACCGGCTAGACCTGATACGTTACGGCAAGTTCACCGACGCCAGCCTCGCCTTCCATCGCCCGGCGCCAGGCAGTCCGGACCTTCACCTGATATACGGCCCCAACGAGGCCGGCAAATCGACGGCCCTCTCGGCCTGGCTGGACCTGCTGTTCGGCATCCCCCAGCGCACCCGTCATGATTTCCTCCATGACGGGCCAACCATGCGGATCGGCGCCAGTATCGAGATCGACGGTCACTCGCTGGAGTTGGCGCGGGTAAAGAAACAATCCGGTTCGCTGCAGGATGCGCATGGCGGCCTGTTGCCTGAAGCCGTGCTGCAATCCGGCCTCGGCGGCATCGGGCGCGACGCCTATGAAGCCATGTTCTCACTGGATGACGATACACTCGAGCGCGGCGGTGACAGTATCCTGGCCAGCAAAGGCGACCTCGGCGAAATGCTGTTCGCCGCCAGTGCCGGCTTGACCGGCCTCAGCGGCAAGCTGGATGCGCTTCGCGAGCAGGCCAGCAGCTTTCACCGCCCCGGCGGGCGCAAAGGCCCGATCACTGACGCCAAGGCCCGCCTGGCCGAACTGGACGCCAGGCGCAAGGTAGTAGACACCCAGGCCGCCGCCTATGGCCGTCTGCTGTCCGACCTGCAGGAAGCGGAGGATGCCTGGCGCCAAGCCTCCGCCACACACGACGATTACTCGCGCGAACTGGCGCGAGTGGGAAGGCTGCTGGCGATCCTTCCGCTGCGGACGAGGCTTCAGCGTCTCCAAGAGGAACTGGCGCCCCTAGCCACGGTCGCCGACGCACCAGCCTCCTGGGATGCAGAGCTGAACCGATTGCTTGAAGGCCAGACCGTTGCCCGAACCCGCGAAGAAGGGCTGACGACGACCATCGCCCGCTTTACCGAGGCGCTCGACGCCCTGGCCCCCGATCCCGCAATCCTGGCTGCCGAAGAACGGATCGCGGCGGCCGACCTGCTGCGTTCCGCTTACGACGAAGCGGTTAGGGACTTGCCCAACCGGGAACTCCAGGCGACGGAGGAAGAACACAAGATCCGCGCCCTGCTGGAAACGCTCTGCCGCCCGGGCAGCGATCCCCGCGGCTTGCTCCTGGATGCCGCGACGATCGAGAAATTCCGCGACTTGATTGCCCGACGCTCCGGCATAGAGGCGCAGCTCAACGCCACCCAGACTGAGGCCCGGAAGGCAACACTCGTCGTCAAGCAGTGCGAGGCGAGATTGGCCGGCACAGTGCCGATCGGCGATACCGCGGTCCTGGCCAGTCTGCTGTTCCGCATCAAGCAACGCGATCCCGGCGACGCCTTGCGTCGCGCCGAACGCGATATGCAAGCGGCGGAAGGTACACTGACCGAAAAAATGGCCGCGCTGGTGCCGTGGGCCGGAACGCCAGAGGAACTCGAAAGAATGCCAGTTCCCGCCGGCTGGCAGATCGAAGGCTGGGTTAGCCGGGCGGAGACTGCCCGCAGCGATCGGGTCGACGCCCGGCGCCAGGAGCAGGCGCTGCGGGAAGCTGTGGAACATCAGGCCGTTATGCTGGCCGAAACGCCCCGCTCCACGGCCATCAGCCTGGACGATGCGGCAACGGCGCGGGCGGCACGCGAAAAGCTGTGGGCAGTGCATCGCCGAGACCTCGGCGCAGAGACAGCCGATGCCTTCGAGGTCGCACTCAGGCGTGATGACCAAGTGTTGGCGCTGATCGCCGAGGCCCAGGCTGAGGCCAAAGTCGATGCTGTGGCACGCGCCAATCTGGCGGCCCAGCGTCAGGAACTGGCGACGGCCGAAGCAACCCTCGCCCGGGCCGAGGCCACGGCCGCAGCGATCGATCATGAAATCCGGGCCGCCACCGACGTGCTCGGCCTGCCCGGCCACACGCTGCCGGAACTGCGGGGCTGGCTCGAAGCGCGGCTCGGTGCGATGGCCGCCCTTTCGGCTTGGCGTCAGGCAACGAGGGGCCGCGATGTCGCCCTGCGCGATATCGACGAAGACAGCACCACGCTGCGCCAGGCCCTTGCCGCACCGGAAACTCCCCTTCACGAGCTGAGTTTCGACCGGTTGGTGGCGGAGGCCCAGGCCCGCATCGACCAGAGTACCCTGGTCGCCAACCTGCGGGAGGCACTGCGCGAGGCGCGCGAGGCGGCGGACGAACGGAACGAGGCGCTGGCCGAAGCCCACAAGATTGATACCGGCTGGCAGGCAGCCTGGACGGAATGCTACGCGCCCACCTGGCTGGCCTCCACCGGCGCCGATGCCGCTGCCATGACCGGCATTCTCGCCTGCATCGATAAGCTGGCTATTACGGTGGCCAATTTCGACAGCCTAACCCACCGCGTCACAGCAATGAGGGAAAACCGCGACGCCTTTCTCGGCGCCTTGTCGGCGATCGCCACTGAACTCGGGTCGGGTGGCGACGCGCCGTCTTGGCGCGACATCTCGGGACGCCTACGCCAAGCCGAAAAAATCAGGGATGAGCGAGCAAAGGCGGACACGGAACTGGAGGCAGCCCGCCGGGACCTCGCCGTTGTCGCGGATGAGATAGAAAACCTGGACCGCAGGCTGGCGGCGATGGCCGGTCATTTCGGGCTCGACGATACTGCCGTATTGGCGAAGGCTCTTGCCGATAGCCGTAAGGCAGCAAGCCTGCGGCATGAGATCGCTGCCTGCGAAAAGGACATCGCCGAAGCCTCGTCGGACGGCGAGACGACGGAGGCGATCGAAGCCGCCGAAGCAGGCGGGCGTGAAGAGCTGGAGATTAGGAAGGTGAAACTCGGACTGGAGGTCGGCCAATTGCAGCAGGACCTCCAGCAACGCTACGCCACCGTCTCTGCGCTGCGCAGCCAGATCGAGGCCGTTGGCGGCGACGACAAGGTCGCCACGATCGAAGCAGAGCGAAGCAATCTCCTGCTGTCGCTCGAAGAGGATGCGCGGCAACACCTCGCCCTGCGCCTTGGCATCCTGCTGGTCGACAAGGGGCTGCATCGATACCGCGACCAGCATCGCAGCGGCATGCTGGAGCGCGCCTCTCAAGCCTTCAGCACCCTGAGCCGAGGCGCCTATGCACGCCTCGCCGCCCAGCCCGATGGCACGCGTGAAGTCCTGGTCGCCGTGACCGAGAGCCACGGTGCCAAAATGGCGCAAGAATTGTCCAAGGGCACCCGCTTCCAGCTCTATCTCGCATTGCGCATTGCCGGCTATCACGAGCTGGCGCGCAGCCGTCCGCCGGTGCCGTTCATCGCCGACGACATCATGGAAACCTTCGACGATGACCGCTCGGCTGAAGCCTTCACGCTGCTCGGCGAGATGGCCCGGACCGGTCAAGTCATCTACCTGACCCATCACCGCCATTTGTGCGACATCGCTCGAAAAATCTGCCCCGAAGCCCAGATCCACGTGCTCGATGCCTGA
- a CDS encoding ABC transporter permease subunit: protein MQKLKPFDHLILILGALFLVTPVVMAFMSSTHSAAEIHMHGLFLSPGAEGLATYGKVLTQKGGFTGEVTGARMVMNSLILGLGFAVGKVVLSMMAAYALVYFRSRFATPVFWLIFTTLLLPLEVRIMPSYQVMSSLSALNTYWGLIVPLLASATGTFYFRQFFKSVPDELLEAARIDGAGPVKFFLDILVPLSRPMMAAIFVIMFVYGWNQYLWPMLMTTDEHFFTLMRGIKSILQVWVGSQIPDYNEAFALAVLAMVPPLLVVVVLQSLFIKGLTESDK from the coding sequence ATGCAGAAGCTCAAGCCCTTCGACCACCTGATCCTGATCCTGGGCGCCCTGTTCCTGGTAACGCCCGTGGTCATGGCCTTCATGTCCTCGACCCATTCGGCAGCCGAGATCCACATGCACGGCCTCTTCCTCAGCCCGGGCGCCGAGGGGCTCGCCACCTACGGCAAGGTGCTGACCCAGAAGGGCGGCTTCACCGGCGAGGTGACGGGGGCGCGGATGGTGATGAATTCGCTGATCCTCGGCCTCGGCTTCGCTGTCGGCAAGGTGGTGCTGTCGATGATGGCGGCCTATGCCCTGGTCTATTTCCGCAGCCGCTTCGCGACGCCGGTGTTCTGGCTGATCTTCACCACCCTGCTGCTGCCGCTCGAAGTGCGCATCATGCCGTCCTATCAGGTGATGAGTTCGCTGTCGGCGCTCAATACCTACTGGGGGCTGATCGTGCCCCTGCTGGCCTCGGCCACGGGGACCTTCTATTTCCGCCAGTTCTTCAAATCCGTGCCCGACGAATTGCTGGAAGCGGCGCGGATCGACGGCGCGGGGCCGGTGAAATTCTTCCTCGACATCCTGGTGCCCCTGTCGCGGCCGATGATGGCGGCGATCTTCGTCATCATGTTCGTCTATGGCTGGAACCAGTACCTCTGGCCGATGCTGATGACCACCGACGAGCATTTCTTCACCCTGATGCGCGGGATCAAGAGCATCCTCCAGGTCTGGGTCGGCAGCCAGATTCCCGATTACAACGAAGCCTTCGCCCTGGCGGTGCTGGCGATGGTGCCGCCGCTGCTGGTGGTCGTCGTCCTGCAAAGCCTGTTCATCAAGGGCCTGACCGAAAGCGACAAGTAA
- a CDS encoding endonuclease/exonuclease/phosphatase family protein — MIFAVTPELPVPGQEARARLRDLPRTAAAHDAVLPHYPALALVETGGTAGAAALALPLRVAAWNLERCLFPAETAGALAGIDVALLSEMDDGMARSGQRHPTAEIAQALGMAYAYGVEFLELGLGSPIEQGFCRDGFNSRGFHGNALAARSPLVRPFMLRLPGRRQWFMDEEQPRLGERMAIGATVATAAGPVVFVSTHLESACPESHRAAQIQALIAALDLHFPALPVLIGGDLNTGNHAGGNWRAESLFGIARAAGFSIHGGPAEAPTTRPSLITRFPERAMKLDWFLARRLRLGATTIHPALDAQGRPLSDHERLETTVEALEIPPPPAG, encoded by the coding sequence GTGATCTTCGCCGTCACCCCCGAACTGCCGGTCCCCGGGCAGGAAGCCCGCGCCCGCCTGCGCGACCTGCCGCGGACCGCCGCTGCCCATGACGCGGTGCTGCCGCATTATCCGGCGCTGGCCCTGGTCGAGACCGGCGGCACGGCCGGCGCGGCCGCCCTCGCCCTGCCGCTTCGGGTCGCGGCCTGGAACCTGGAACGCTGCCTGTTCCCGGCGGAGACGGCCGGCGCGCTGGCGGGCATCGACGTCGCGCTGCTGTCCGAGATGGACGACGGCATGGCGCGCAGCGGCCAGCGGCACCCGACGGCCGAGATCGCCCAGGCCCTCGGCATGGCCTATGCCTATGGCGTCGAATTCCTCGAGCTCGGCCTCGGCTCGCCGATCGAACAGGGCTTCTGCCGCGACGGCTTCAACAGCCGGGGCTTCCACGGCAATGCGCTTGCGGCGCGCAGCCCGCTGGTCCGGCCCTTCATGCTGCGCCTGCCGGGCCGGCGGCAATGGTTCATGGACGAGGAACAGCCGCGGCTGGGCGAGCGCATGGCGATCGGCGCCACCGTCGCCACTGCCGCCGGCCCCGTCGTCTTCGTCTCGACCCATCTCGAAAGCGCCTGCCCCGAGAGCCATCGGGCGGCCCAGATACAGGCCCTGATCGCGGCCCTGGACCTGCATTTCCCGGCCCTGCCGGTCCTGATCGGCGGCGATCTCAACACCGGCAACCACGCGGGCGGCAACTGGCGGGCGGAAAGCCTGTTCGGAATCGCGCGGGCGGCCGGCTTCTCGATCCACGGCGGCCCGGCCGAAGCGCCCACCACGCGGCCGAGCCTGATCACCCGCTTTCCCGAACGGGCCATGAAGCTGGACTGGTTCCTGGCCCGGCGCCTGCGCCTGGGCGCGACCACGATCCATCCCGCCCTCGACGCCCAAGGCCGGCCGCTGTCCGACCACGAACGCCTCGAAACCACCGTCGAAGCCCTGGAGATCCCCCCGCCGCCGGCCGGGTGA
- a CDS encoding ABC transporter permease subunit — MTASRSRSRARAAPAKAVQFDRPLTPWLFLAPQLAIVAIFFYWPSLQAVTSSFYLEDPFGFGASFVGLDNYRDALGSAEYLRIAGFTAVFALVVTALSLGLGLLLAVKADRVIRGSAAYKTVLIAVYAIAPPVVGLIGMMLFDMHIGPFTALAALFGHEMKVGIDYGDTVIALVTVAVWKQIPYNFIFFLSGLQSVPTAVREAALIDAASGWRRFRDITLPLLAPTAFFLLVINITYALFDTFGIIDVMVKDKPANNPITLVYKVYLDGFKGNDIGGSSAQSVILMLVVAALTVAQFRLIERRVHYG; from the coding sequence ATGACGGCATCCCGATCCCGATCCCGCGCGCGCGCGGCCCCCGCCAAGGCGGTGCAGTTCGATCGCCCGCTGACACCCTGGCTGTTCCTCGCGCCGCAGCTGGCGATCGTGGCGATCTTCTTCTACTGGCCGTCGCTCCAGGCGGTGACCTCGTCCTTCTATCTCGAAGATCCCTTCGGCTTCGGCGCGAGCTTCGTCGGCCTCGACAATTACCGCGACGCGCTCGGCTCGGCGGAATATCTGCGGATCGCCGGCTTCACCGCGGTTTTCGCCCTGGTCGTCACCGCCCTGTCGCTCGGCCTCGGCCTGCTGCTCGCGGTGAAGGCGGACAGGGTGATCCGCGGCAGCGCCGCCTATAAGACCGTGCTGATCGCCGTCTATGCCATCGCGCCACCGGTCGTCGGCCTCATCGGCATGATGCTGTTCGACATGCACATCGGCCCCTTCACCGCGCTCGCCGCCCTGTTCGGCCACGAGATGAAGGTCGGCATCGATTACGGCGATACGGTGATCGCCCTCGTTACCGTCGCGGTCTGGAAGCAGATCCCCTATAATTTCATCTTCTTCCTGTCGGGCCTGCAATCGGTGCCGACCGCGGTGCGCGAGGCCGCCCTGATCGACGCCGCCTCGGGCTGGCGCCGCTTCCGCGACATCACCCTGCCCCTGCTGGCGCCGACCGCCTTCTTCCTTCTCGTCATCAACATCACCTACGCCCTGTTCGACACTTTCGGCATCATCGACGTGATGGTGAAGGACAAGCCGGCGAACAACCCGATCACCCTGGTCTACAAAGTCTATCTCGACGGCTTCAAGGGCAACGACATCGGCGGTTCCTCGGCCCAGTCGGTCATCCTGATGCTGGTGGTGGCGGCCCTGACCGTGGCCCAGTTCCGCCTGATCGAACGCCGCGTGCATTACGGGTGA
- a CDS encoding metallophosphoesterase family protein gives MAFRFVHTADIHLDSPLRSLALRDPTVAERVGVATREAFSRTIDLCLDERVDAFLIVGDLYDGSQVSMKTAQFLAQQLRRLDAAGIRTFIVRGNHDAISRITRELELPKTVTVFEGRASSHVIETGGLPVVIHGLSFSKPHAPDSLLSRFPAAQPGAVNIGMLHTSLNGSPVHDVYSPCSVADLQATGYDYWALGHIHIRAVHLGRGVVVMPGMPQGRNIGEAGPKSITLAQITDDGAITLEERSVRTVRFERLDIDVDGVSEWSDLIAVLDAGIRAAEREDPTEHLVLRPRLVGKTPLGWRIPRDLDRIRAEAELTAEALGTTWIDKVENDTVVGDRSASDDLPAELAALIQDELTDAPATLAEADEVIGGLLKSLPPELRDMLGDSQAALAEQRNSLMRAGVATVLALLSGRENG, from the coding sequence GTGGCCTTTCGGTTCGTGCACACAGCGGACATTCACCTCGACTCGCCTCTCCGGTCGCTGGCGCTGCGGGATCCCACCGTTGCAGAACGGGTCGGTGTCGCCACCCGGGAGGCGTTTTCCCGAACCATCGATCTCTGCCTCGACGAAAGAGTCGACGCTTTTCTAATCGTCGGCGACCTCTATGATGGCAGTCAGGTCTCGATGAAGACCGCGCAATTCCTGGCGCAGCAACTGCGGCGGCTCGACGCCGCAGGGATCAGGACCTTTATCGTCCGGGGTAACCACGACGCTATCTCACGCATTACGCGGGAACTCGAACTGCCGAAGACGGTCACTGTCTTCGAGGGGCGGGCTTCCAGCCATGTGATCGAGACGGGCGGCTTGCCCGTCGTGATCCACGGCCTCAGCTTTTCCAAACCCCATGCGCCGGACAGCCTGCTCAGCCGCTTTCCCGCGGCGCAGCCGGGCGCCGTCAACATCGGCATGTTGCATACCAGCCTGAATGGCAGTCCCGTGCATGACGTCTATTCGCCCTGCTCCGTCGCCGACCTTCAGGCGACAGGTTACGACTATTGGGCGCTCGGCCATATCCACATCCGTGCCGTGCATCTCGGCCGCGGCGTGGTTGTCATGCCCGGTATGCCACAGGGCCGCAATATCGGCGAGGCCGGGCCGAAATCTATCACGCTGGCGCAAATCACCGACGACGGTGCCATCACCCTGGAGGAGCGGTCGGTCCGGACGGTCCGTTTCGAGCGGCTCGACATCGATGTAGACGGCGTCAGCGAGTGGTCGGACCTCATCGCGGTGCTGGATGCCGGCATCCGCGCCGCCGAGAGGGAGGATCCGACAGAACATCTCGTCCTTCGCCCCCGCCTGGTCGGAAAGACCCCCCTCGGCTGGCGCATACCGCGCGATCTCGACCGGATCCGAGCTGAAGCCGAATTGACCGCCGAAGCCCTGGGGACAACCTGGATCGACAAAGTCGAGAATGACACGGTGGTCGGCGATCGTTCGGCGTCTGACGACCTGCCGGCCGAACTGGCGGCGCTGATCCAGGACGAATTGACCGACGCCCCGGCGACACTGGCGGAGGCGGATGAGGTTATCGGCGGGCTTCTGAAGAGCCTGCCCCCGGAATTGCGCGACATGCTAGGTGACAGTCAGGCGGCATTGGCTGAACAGCGCAACAGTCTGATGCGAGCCGGTGTCGCCACGGTCCTCGCCCTTCTGTCCGGCCGGGAGAATGGCTGA
- a CDS encoding sn-glycerol-3-phosphate import ATP-binding protein UgpC: MAEISLRNLGKTYAGGIQAVADVNLAVADGEFVVLVGPSGCGKSTLLRMVAGLEEISAGEIAIGGRVVNRLEPAARDIAMVFQNYALYPHMTVRENMAYGLKNRGFPRDEIARRVEAAAHLLELQPYLDRKPRALSGGQRQRVAMGRAIVRQPAAFLFDEPLSNLDAKLRVTMRGEIRKLQRRLGTTSLYVTHDQLEAMTLADRLVVLKGGRIEQVGSPLDVYHRPASTFVAGFIGAPAMNLLAARIEAGRLILAGVEIGRADRPDGAVTLGVRAEDIGLVPPGQGVAMTLDYIEELGAGRIVHGLVDGQPLCLSLPADRALPADLAVRARARALHLFDAAGGARLAESVAEPEQVPA; the protein is encoded by the coding sequence ATGGCCGAGATCTCCCTCCGGAACCTGGGCAAGACCTATGCCGGCGGCATTCAGGCCGTCGCGGACGTGAACCTGGCGGTGGCGGACGGCGAATTCGTCGTCCTGGTCGGGCCGTCGGGCTGCGGCAAGTCGACCTTGCTGCGCATGGTCGCGGGGCTGGAGGAGATCAGCGCCGGCGAGATCGCCATCGGCGGGCGCGTCGTGAACCGGCTGGAGCCGGCGGCCCGCGACATCGCCATGGTGTTCCAGAACTACGCGCTCTATCCCCATATGACGGTGCGCGAGAACATGGCCTACGGCCTGAAGAACCGGGGCTTTCCGCGCGACGAGATCGCCCGCCGGGTCGAGGCGGCGGCGCATCTGCTGGAACTCCAGCCCTATCTCGACCGCAAGCCCCGGGCACTGTCCGGCGGCCAGCGCCAGCGCGTCGCCATGGGCCGCGCCATCGTGCGCCAGCCCGCGGCCTTCCTGTTCGACGAGCCACTGTCCAACCTCGATGCCAAGCTCCGCGTCACCATGCGGGGCGAGATCCGGAAATTGCAGCGGCGCCTGGGCACGACCTCGCTCTACGTCACCCACGACCAGCTCGAGGCGATGACCCTGGCCGACCGGCTGGTGGTCCTGAAGGGCGGCCGGATCGAACAGGTCGGCAGCCCGCTCGACGTCTATCACCGCCCGGCCTCGACCTTCGTCGCCGGCTTCATCGGCGCCCCGGCCATGAACCTGCTCGCCGCCCGCATCGAGGCCGGCCGCCTGATCCTCGCCGGGGTCGAGATCGGCCGGGCCGACCGGCCGGACGGTGCCGTAACCCTGGGCGTCCGGGCCGAGGATATCGGCCTCGTCCCGCCGGGGCAGGGGGTGGCGATGACCTTGGACTATATCGAGGAACTGGGGGCGGGGCGCATCGTCCACGGCCTCGTCGACGGGCAGCCGCTCTGCCTCAGCCTGCCGGCGGACCGTGCCCTGCCCGCCGACCTGGCCGTCCGCGCCCGCGCCCGGGCCCTGCATCTGTTCGACGCCGCCGGCGGGGCGCGCCTGGCCGAAAGCGTGGCCGAGCCGGAACAGGTGCCGGCGTGA